The uncultured Desulfuromonas sp. genome has a segment encoding these proteins:
- the moaC gene encoding cyclic pyranopterin monophosphate synthase MoaC, whose translation MSFNHFDGQGKAIMVDVSGKKKTLRTATAAATVHMSPDLLQSILDHKTTKGDVLGVARLAGIAASKKVPDLIPLSHPLAIHHAAIEFNCALDQGTVEVQATVRAYERTGVEMEAMVSASLAALTIYDMCKGSEKNISIDAVHLLFKEGGKSGTYRAEA comes from the coding sequence ATGAGTTTCAATCATTTCGATGGTCAGGGTAAAGCGATTATGGTTGATGTCAGTGGCAAGAAAAAGACCTTGCGCACCGCGACTGCTGCAGCGACTGTGCATATGTCACCTGACCTGCTCCAGTCGATTCTCGATCATAAAACGACCAAAGGAGATGTCCTGGGTGTCGCACGCCTCGCCGGAATCGCTGCCAGCAAAAAAGTTCCTGATCTGATTCCGCTTTCACACCCCCTGGCGATTCATCATGCTGCCATTGAGTTCAATTGCGCCCTTGATCAAGGGACCGTCGAAGTTCAAGCAACCGTCCGTGCCTACGAGCGCACCGGCGTTGAAATGGAAGCCATGGTGTCCGCGTCTCTTGCCGCTTTAACGATTTACGACATGTGTAAGGGCAGTGAAAAAAATATTTCGATCGATGCTGTTCATCTTTTGTTTAAAGAGGGTGGCAAGAGCGGTACGTACCGGGCGGAGGCGTGA
- a CDS encoding cofactor-independent phosphoglycerate mutase: MKYLVLLGDGMADEPLEALNGKTPLEHAATPNMDKLATLGEIGLAETVPNGFHPGSDVANLSVFGYDPSQCYTGRSPLEAASMHVELGPDDVAFRLNLVDIMHHYGKLYMADFAAGHISTEEARQIIDTLQEELGDERFEFYPGVSYRHLMVWRNGKDQMEFVPPHDIINQSIEDKMPKGEGADELIHLMNSAQMLLSNHPVNVKRTHDGKAPANSIWLWGHGKAPQMETYQEKFGLSGAVISAVDLIKGIGIYAGLEIIDVPGATGYIDTNYQGKAQAALDALQRHDFVYLHVEAPDEAGHSGDLEEKIKAIELFDEQVVGTILNQAEQLGDFRALVLPDHPTPVELRTHTPDPVPYILYASDGSLASSAERCYHEKAAKESGIYVQEGHQLLTKMIQRS, encoded by the coding sequence ATGAAGTATCTGGTTTTACTTGGAGACGGTATGGCGGACGAGCCGTTGGAGGCTCTTAACGGCAAAACGCCTTTGGAGCACGCGGCAACGCCCAACATGGATAAGCTGGCGACATTGGGAGAAATCGGTCTGGCTGAAACCGTGCCCAACGGCTTTCATCCGGGTAGTGATGTGGCTAATCTCAGCGTGTTCGGCTACGATCCGTCGCAGTGCTACACCGGGCGTTCGCCGTTGGAAGCCGCCAGCATGCATGTTGAGCTGGGACCTGACGATGTGGCGTTTCGCCTCAATCTGGTCGATATCATGCATCACTACGGCAAATTGTATATGGCGGATTTTGCCGCCGGTCATATCTCCACCGAGGAAGCCAGGCAAATTATCGACACACTCCAAGAGGAGTTGGGTGATGAACGCTTCGAATTTTATCCCGGCGTCTCGTATCGCCATCTGATGGTGTGGCGCAATGGCAAAGACCAGATGGAATTTGTTCCTCCCCATGACATCATCAACCAGAGCATTGAAGATAAAATGCCCAAGGGAGAGGGTGCGGATGAATTGATCCACCTGATGAATTCCGCCCAGATGCTTCTCAGCAACCATCCGGTGAATGTCAAACGCACCCATGACGGCAAAGCACCGGCTAATTCCATTTGGCTGTGGGGCCACGGTAAGGCGCCGCAAATGGAGACGTACCAGGAGAAGTTCGGGTTGAGCGGTGCGGTCATTTCTGCCGTCGACCTGATCAAGGGGATCGGTATTTACGCCGGGCTGGAGATCATTGATGTGCCGGGTGCCACCGGTTACATTGATACGAATTATCAGGGCAAAGCTCAAGCCGCCCTTGATGCGCTACAGCGCCATGATTTTGTTTATCTTCATGTTGAAGCACCGGACGAAGCAGGACATTCCGGCGATTTAGAGGAAAAAATCAAGGCTATTGAACTGTTTGATGAACAAGTGGTCGGCACCATCCTCAATCAGGCGGAACAGTTGGGTGATTTTCGTGCTCTGGTGTTGCCCGACCATCCGACACCGGTTGAATTGCGCACCCATACCCCGGATCCCGTACCGTATATTTTGTATGCCTCCGACGGGTCACTGGCGAGCTCCGCTGAGCGTTGTTACCATGAAAAAGCCGCCAAAGAGAGTGGTATCTACGTGCAGGAAGGGCATCAGTTGCTGACGAAAATGATCCAGCGGAGTTAG
- the pyrR gene encoding bifunctional pyr operon transcriptional regulator/uracil phosphoribosyltransferase PyrR, producing the protein MMGSKEKVILDKQAIDRAATRITHEILEKNKGCDNLVLIGIRSGGDHLAALLRERIKAIEGGQVPHGAVDVTMYRDDVGQGAVRPLGKTDIPFALDGRHVILVDEVIYTGRTIRAAMDALMDIGRPSSIQLAVLVDRGHRELPIRADYVGRNVPSARDENIQVLFDEAHQPYEVRLIKP; encoded by the coding sequence ATGATGGGGAGTAAAGAAAAAGTTATTCTGGATAAACAAGCGATTGACCGTGCGGCGACCCGGATCACCCATGAAATTCTCGAAAAAAATAAAGGGTGCGATAACCTGGTGTTGATCGGCATTCGCAGTGGCGGCGACCATCTGGCCGCTTTGCTTCGCGAACGGATCAAAGCGATTGAAGGGGGGCAGGTTCCTCACGGCGCCGTTGATGTCACCATGTATCGTGATGATGTCGGGCAGGGGGCTGTTCGTCCGTTAGGGAAAACGGATATCCCTTTTGCTCTGGACGGCCGCCACGTCATTCTTGTCGATGAAGTGATCTATACCGGCCGCACCATCCGTGCCGCCATGGATGCGCTGATGGACATCGGCCGGCCCAGCAGCATTCAACTGGCCGTGTTAGTCGACCGCGGCCATCGTGAATTACCCATCCGGGCGGATTATGTCGGGCGCAATGTTCCATCGGCCCGTGACGAAAATATACAGGTTCTATTTGATGAGGCGCACCAGCCGTATGAAGTTCGACTGATCAAGCCTTGA
- the mog gene encoding molybdopterin adenylyltransferase, whose amino-acid sequence MKTAVLILSDKGAAGKREDLSGPALIDWLKQHQVETLRYEMIPDDYDVIVSTLTNWCDEGFCDVLITCGGTGVSPRDVTPEATMEVVDRILPGFGEAMRAQSLKITPMAILSRATAGIRGTCLVINLPGSPKAAIENLEAVWPAVAHGVDKIAGNPSDCAEIHR is encoded by the coding sequence ATGAAAACGGCTGTACTGATTCTATCTGACAAGGGTGCCGCAGGAAAACGAGAGGATTTAAGTGGGCCGGCTCTGATTGACTGGCTCAAACAGCATCAGGTGGAAACTTTGCGTTATGAGATGATCCCGGATGACTATGATGTGATTGTTTCGACCCTGACCAACTGGTGCGACGAAGGTTTCTGTGATGTGCTCATCACCTGTGGTGGTACCGGCGTATCTCCTCGAGATGTGACCCCGGAAGCCACCATGGAGGTTGTCGATCGAATCCTACCCGGTTTTGGCGAAGCGATGCGCGCGCAAAGCCTTAAAATTACACCGATGGCTATCCTGTCTCGCGCTACGGCAGGTATTCGTGGGACGTGCCTGGTGATCAATTTGCCGGGCAGTCCGAAAGCCGCGATTGAGAATTTGGAAGCGGTATGGCCTGCGGTTGCTCATGGGGTGGATAAAATCGCTGGAAATCCCTCAGACTGTGCCGAAATTCATCGTTGA
- a CDS encoding ABC transporter permease yields the protein MAEERTVSTWRLIAANKMAMAGAAMVLAMFVLAIVAPLICQDPGAVDISRQLQSPGFDAWLGTDDLGRDVFARIAYGARISLLVGFVAVGIATVIGIFLGAVAGYYGGWIDTLVMRFVDIMLCFPSFFLILAVIAFLEPSIWNIMIIIGLTGWMGVARLVRAEFMSLRNRDFVLAIRSLGASDRRIIFRHILPNALSPVLVSAALGVAGAILTESALSFLGIGVQPPTPSWGNMLIAGKQTLGTAWWLSFFPGVAILITVLGYNLLGEGLRDALDPRLKR from the coding sequence ATGGCTGAGGAACGCACCGTGTCAACCTGGCGACTGATCGCCGCGAATAAAATGGCCATGGCCGGAGCCGCAATGGTTCTGGCCATGTTTGTTTTGGCCATTGTCGCGCCGCTGATCTGCCAGGATCCAGGGGCTGTTGACATCTCCCGCCAGCTCCAGTCGCCTGGCTTTGACGCCTGGCTGGGAACGGACGATCTCGGTCGCGATGTGTTCGCACGCATCGCTTATGGTGCACGGATTTCACTGCTGGTCGGCTTTGTCGCCGTTGGCATTGCCACGGTGATCGGCATTTTTCTCGGTGCCGTAGCAGGCTACTATGGTGGCTGGATCGACACGCTGGTCATGCGCTTTGTCGACATCATGTTGTGCTTCCCCTCGTTTTTCCTCATCCTGGCGGTCATTGCCTTTCTGGAACCGTCCATCTGGAATATCATGATTATCATTGGTTTGACCGGCTGGATGGGTGTCGCCCGGTTGGTGCGTGCCGAGTTCATGTCGTTACGCAACCGTGATTTCGTGTTGGCTATCCGTTCTCTCGGCGCCAGCGATCGGCGGATTATCTTTCGCCATATTCTGCCCAACGCCTTGTCGCCGGTACTGGTTTCAGCCGCTTTAGGGGTGGCCGGAGCGATTCTGACCGAGAGTGCCTTGTCGTTTCTCGGCATTGGTGTGCAACCACCGACCCCTTCCTGGGGCAATATGTTGATTGCCGGCAAGCAAACCCTGGGGACGGCCTGGTGGCTGTCGTTTTTTCCCGGTGTGGCGATCCTGATTACCGTCTTAGGCTATAATTTGCTGGGTGAAGGGCTGCGTGATGCTCTTGATCCGCGTTTGAAAAGATAG
- a CDS encoding sodium-dependent transporter yields the protein MTQRSQWASRLGFILAASGSSIGLGNIWKFPYVAGQNGGGAFVLVYLISILLVGIPIMMAEFLLGREGGKDAIGSFAHLAGKKSPWCLVGWAGVVAAFILLSFYAVVAGWCFDYVAKSAAGTLQHASAEQISALFSGLLSSPGQMIFWQAVFLIATAAIVSCGVQNGIERWSKILMPVLFLLLLYLFVHGLFSSGASRAAQFLFSADFSSLTPKGLLEAVGHSFFTLSLGAGVMITYGSYLDRQADLFSMAVKVSALDTMVALLAGMAIFPVVFSAGLDPGAGPGLVFQTIPLVFSTAPMGRLLAVIFFLLLAFAALSSSISMLEVSVAWLVDEKQWSRLKSTTLLSCGAFLLGLPSLLSFNLWHEWTFFGSLTFFDLCDKLVTSYMLPLGGLAVALYCGWFLKRTSHQCRQTLRCAQPWIFPLWSVLIRFVAPVGVIFVFIQQLGVL from the coding sequence ATGACTCAACGGAGCCAATGGGCCTCCCGTCTCGGTTTTATTCTAGCTGCCTCCGGCAGTTCCATTGGTTTGGGCAATATCTGGAAATTTCCTTATGTTGCCGGACAAAATGGTGGCGGGGCCTTTGTTCTGGTTTATCTGATTTCAATTCTTCTGGTCGGTATTCCGATCATGATGGCTGAGTTCCTTCTGGGTCGGGAGGGGGGCAAAGATGCCATTGGTTCATTTGCCCATCTCGCCGGTAAAAAGAGCCCCTGGTGTCTGGTAGGGTGGGCCGGAGTTGTTGCGGCGTTTATCCTGTTGTCTTTTTATGCGGTCGTCGCGGGGTGGTGTTTTGATTATGTTGCCAAATCAGCCGCCGGTACCTTGCAACACGCATCTGCCGAACAAATCAGCGCGCTGTTCAGTGGTTTGCTTTCCTCTCCGGGGCAGATGATTTTCTGGCAGGCTGTCTTCCTTATCGCCACGGCGGCGATCGTCTCGTGTGGTGTTCAGAACGGTATAGAACGCTGGAGCAAGATTCTGATGCCGGTGTTATTTCTGTTGTTGCTGTATCTGTTTGTCCACGGTCTGTTTTCTTCCGGCGCGAGTCGCGCGGCGCAGTTCCTGTTTTCGGCGGATTTCTCTTCGTTAACACCGAAGGGCCTTCTTGAAGCTGTTGGGCATTCCTTTTTCACCTTGTCGCTGGGCGCCGGTGTGATGATTACCTACGGCTCCTACCTCGACCGTCAGGCTGACCTGTTCAGCATGGCCGTGAAAGTCTCCGCCCTGGATACCATGGTGGCCTTGTTAGCGGGAATGGCCATTTTCCCGGTGGTTTTTTCTGCGGGGTTGGATCCTGGCGCCGGCCCGGGACTGGTGTTTCAGACCATTCCCCTTGTGTTTTCCACGGCTCCAATGGGTCGGCTATTGGCGGTCATTTTTTTCCTGTTACTGGCATTTGCCGCACTGTCTTCCTCCATTTCCATGCTGGAGGTGTCGGTTGCCTGGCTGGTCGATGAGAAACAGTGGTCACGATTGAAATCAACGACATTGCTTTCCTGCGGGGCGTTTTTACTGGGCTTGCCGTCGTTGTTGTCATTCAATCTGTGGCACGAGTGGACATTTTTCGGATCGCTGACATTTTTTGATCTCTGTGACAAGCTGGTGACGTCGTACATGCTGCCGTTAGGTGGGTTGGCGGTCGCACTGTATTGCGGCTGGTTTCTCAAACGCACCTCTCATCAATGCCGCCAGACTCTTCGTTGTGCTCAACCCTGGATCTTTCCACTATGGTCTGTCCTGATTCGCTTCGTTGCACCGGTTGGTGTGATTTTTGTTTTTATCCAACAGTTGGGAGTTCTTTGA
- the xerD gene encoding site-specific tyrosine recombinase XerD has product MTLLDLFDGFLDYLSIERGLSPNTLESYARDLQRYARFLEERRIQQIENIRQNDVLDFFTALKEEGMGVRSRARLLAALRGFHQFAVEEHHLTNNPVACLTTPKMLQTLPDTLSPAEVDALLAVTDDGQALTRRDMAMLELLYATGMRVSELVGLKLDDLHLSSGYLRVFGKGSKQRIIPIGEMASDTLKDYLARVRPELDRQRNLSPCVFLNRSGKGLTRQGFWKMIKRRALEAGITKNVTPHTLRHSFATHLLENGADLRVVQMLLGHVDISTTQIYTHVTREHVRHVHQSFHPRK; this is encoded by the coding sequence GTGACGTTACTTGATCTGTTTGACGGTTTTCTGGATTATCTGAGCATTGAGCGCGGCTTGTCGCCCAATACGCTGGAATCTTACGCCCGGGATCTTCAGCGTTATGCCCGGTTTCTCGAAGAGCGCCGGATTCAGCAGATCGAGAATATTCGCCAGAACGATGTCCTTGATTTTTTCACCGCCCTGAAAGAAGAGGGGATGGGCGTGCGCAGTCGGGCACGATTACTGGCGGCGTTGCGTGGCTTTCATCAGTTTGCTGTTGAAGAACACCATCTGACTAATAATCCGGTGGCGTGTCTGACAACACCTAAAATGCTGCAGACGCTTCCGGATACACTCAGCCCTGCAGAGGTCGATGCCCTGCTTGCTGTCACCGATGATGGCCAGGCTCTGACCCGTCGTGACATGGCCATGCTCGAATTACTTTACGCCACGGGCATGCGGGTGTCGGAACTGGTTGGCTTGAAACTGGATGACCTTCATTTAAGCAGCGGCTATCTGCGTGTTTTCGGCAAGGGCAGCAAGCAGCGGATTATCCCGATCGGCGAAATGGCCAGTGACACCTTAAAGGACTACCTTGCCCGTGTCCGGCCGGAACTGGACCGCCAACGCAATCTGAGCCCGTGTGTTTTTCTCAACCGCTCCGGCAAAGGGTTGACACGGCAGGGGTTCTGGAAGATGATTAAGCGCCGTGCCCTGGAAGCCGGCATTACCAAGAATGTGACACCGCATACGTTGCGTCACTCGTTTGCCACCCATCTGCTGGAAAACGGAGCGGACCTGCGGGTGGTGCAGATGCTGCTTGGCCATGTCGATATCTCGACAACACAAATTTACACCCATGTCACCCGTGAGCATGTGCGTCATGTTCATCAATCATTTCATCCCCGCAAATAA
- a CDS encoding YchJ family metal-binding protein, whose amino-acid sequence MSVERNAPCPCGSGKKYKKCCLNNGMTTRLTGTGPSELVKKRVAAFSSNDFGFIFDTYHPDSNFRLQFPSRADYITYGQSTLNDDYQICSCQILSERDVEEHVAQVLFLLTVEYQGQQQEYFELSEFHRRHGQWYYLHSHRLERHEFNGSPDEMTCERMLEQGICF is encoded by the coding sequence ATGTCCGTTGAGCGCAATGCGCCATGTCCTTGCGGCAGTGGTAAGAAATATAAGAAATGTTGTCTGAATAACGGTATGACGACCCGTTTGACCGGAACCGGACCCTCTGAGTTGGTCAAAAAGCGCGTTGCGGCCTTTTCCAGCAACGATTTCGGTTTTATTTTTGATACGTACCACCCCGATTCCAATTTTCGGCTGCAGTTTCCGTCTCGAGCCGACTACATCACCTACGGCCAATCAACCCTCAATGACGATTACCAGATTTGCTCCTGTCAGATTCTCAGTGAACGCGATGTTGAGGAACATGTGGCTCAGGTGCTGTTTTTGTTAACTGTCGAGTATCAGGGGCAGCAGCAGGAATACTTCGAGTTGTCGGAATTTCATCGGCGTCACGGGCAGTGGTATTATCTCCACAGCCACCGTTTGGAGCGCCATGAATTTAACGGCAGCCCCGATGAAATGACCTGTGAGCGTATGCTTGAACAGGGCATCTGTTTCTAG
- a CDS encoding molybdenum cofactor biosynthesis protein MoaE, which produces MDVSKTIAEMKKDPHFADNVGMILIHNGIVRGWSRGDRSSVCKMKVRSDQDKIEQIRQEIEAMEGIYKVAFEARSGVMQPGDDVLFLVVAGDIRENVKPALALMLDRVKAEAVTKEEYFEEGCA; this is translated from the coding sequence ATGGATGTCTCAAAAACAATTGCTGAAATGAAAAAAGATCCGCATTTTGCAGACAATGTCGGCATGATACTCATTCATAACGGAATTGTCCGTGGCTGGTCACGTGGAGACCGAAGTTCGGTGTGCAAGATGAAAGTGCGTTCTGATCAGGACAAAATTGAACAGATCCGCCAGGAAATCGAAGCCATGGAGGGAATCTATAAAGTCGCTTTTGAGGCCCGTTCCGGTGTGATGCAGCCTGGTGATGATGTTTTGTTTCTTGTTGTCGCCGGTGATATTCGTGAAAATGTTAAACCGGCGCTGGCATTAATGTTGGATCGCGTGAAAGCCGAAGCTGTGACCAAAGAAGAATATTTCGAAGAGGGGTGCGCATGA
- a CDS encoding prepilin-type N-terminal cleavage/methylation domain-containing protein yields MAITYKNQYGYTLIELLTVVTIIGILLSIAIPHYISHRDTAKMATIYSTLHQIRLVQEDYKSNHEIYFGLGDTG; encoded by the coding sequence ATGGCAATCACATATAAAAATCAATATGGTTATACATTAATAGAATTATTGACAGTCGTCACGATTATCGGAATTCTTTTATCTATAGCTATCCCGCACTATATTTCTCATCGCGATACAGCAAAAATGGCTACGATCTATTCGACTTTACATCAAATTCGTCTGGTACAAGAAGATTACAAATCAAATCACGAAATATACTTTGGCTTAGGCGATACCGGGTGA
- the mutM gene encoding bifunctional DNA-formamidopyrimidine glycosylase/DNA-(apurinic or apyrimidinic site) lyase, whose product MPELPEVETVRAGLHDLVVGRQIIDVQVYESRLRYPVPTNLADVLIGQTVQSFTRRAKYLLMSIGAQIVILHLGMSGSLRWVSDGQSAQKHDHVDIVFADGGRLRFHDPRRFGLVILAQPPVEQHPLLVHLGPEPLSDGFDGPWLFDRSRGRRVAIKSLLMDNRIVVGVGNIYANESLFLCGISPKKPAGELTDQQCVMLVDTIKKVLTAAIEAGGTTLQDFVNGHGKPGYFQQELYVYGREELPCLLCGTMIERCRIGQRSTFYCPECQRLE is encoded by the coding sequence ATGCCCGAATTACCGGAAGTGGAAACTGTTCGCGCCGGATTACACGACCTTGTCGTCGGACGGCAGATTATTGACGTGCAGGTGTATGAGTCGCGGTTGCGTTATCCGGTGCCGACGAATTTAGCGGACGTCCTGATCGGACAAACGGTTCAGTCCTTCACCCGAAGGGCCAAATACCTTTTGATGTCCATTGGTGCTCAGATCGTTATTCTTCATTTAGGTATGAGTGGCAGCTTGCGCTGGGTTTCAGACGGCCAATCCGCTCAGAAGCATGATCACGTTGATATCGTTTTTGCCGATGGCGGCCGTTTACGCTTTCATGATCCACGCCGTTTTGGCCTGGTTATCCTTGCCCAGCCGCCGGTCGAGCAGCATCCCTTATTGGTGCATCTTGGCCCGGAGCCTCTGTCTGATGGTTTTGACGGCCCATGGCTTTTTGACCGAAGCCGTGGACGCCGGGTGGCGATTAAATCCCTGTTGATGGACAACCGGATTGTTGTTGGCGTTGGCAATATTTACGCGAACGAATCGCTGTTTCTCTGTGGGATATCACCAAAGAAGCCTGCGGGAGAATTAACGGATCAGCAATGTGTGATGCTGGTCGACACGATCAAAAAGGTTTTAACAGCGGCGATTGAGGCTGGAGGAACAACGCTACAGGATTTTGTCAATGGACACGGGAAACCGGGGTATTTTCAACAAGAACTCTATGTCTATGGCCGAGAAGAGCTGCCGTGTCTGCTGTGCGGAACGATGATCGAGCGCTGTCGCATCGGACAACGCTCAACATTTTATTGTCCGGAGTGTCAAAGGCTAGAATGA
- a CDS encoding IS30 family transposase, with protein MSYTHLSEHERYVISHLQYSFSIREIARRLGRNHSTISREIKRAKARYPWTIYYYDWTQPLALERRHKPRHFRRQNNSRLVSYVESKLKLEWSPEEIANRIRMDYPTDDTMRISHETIYRWIYLEGSVGGVLYQRLRRKHKKRRKQRRYGAGYRFRVDRISIDQRPGIVANRSRFGDWEGDTVQGKPGSGCIATMVERKSRYLVAVKLDNKKAATLTQRCVKAFGPIPRRMRQSLTLDNGSEFANFKELEKKTRLSIYFADPYAAWQRGANENTNGLLRQYFPKGIDFRKTDEIAVTEAVRKLNNRPRKCLGYRTPNEVFWSAARGALAI; from the coding sequence ATGTCCTACACCCATCTTAGCGAACACGAACGTTATGTCATCAGTCATTTGCAATATTCGTTCAGCATACGTGAAATTGCTCGACGATTAGGCCGAAACCACAGCACGATAAGTCGTGAAATCAAGCGGGCTAAAGCGAGATATCCATGGACAATCTACTATTACGATTGGACGCAACCGCTGGCACTCGAACGCCGCCACAAGCCCCGTCATTTTCGTCGACAGAACAATTCACGACTGGTTTCCTATGTTGAGTCGAAACTTAAGCTTGAATGGTCACCGGAAGAAATAGCAAATAGAATCCGCATGGATTATCCCACTGACGATACGATGCGGATTAGTCATGAAACCATCTATCGCTGGATTTATCTTGAGGGCAGTGTTGGTGGCGTTCTTTATCAACGCTTGCGCCGAAAACATAAAAAACGGCGAAAACAGCGCCGGTATGGTGCTGGATATCGCTTTAGAGTAGATCGCATAAGCATTGATCAGCGTCCAGGAATCGTTGCAAATCGCAGCCGGTTTGGTGACTGGGAAGGTGATACGGTCCAAGGAAAACCAGGAAGTGGCTGCATAGCAACCATGGTTGAGCGCAAGAGTCGCTACCTCGTTGCGGTTAAACTTGACAACAAGAAAGCCGCCACATTGACACAGCGATGCGTTAAAGCATTTGGCCCTATCCCCCGCAGGATGCGCCAATCCTTGACGTTGGATAACGGTTCTGAATTTGCAAACTTTAAAGAGCTTGAGAAAAAGACAAGATTGAGCATTTACTTTGCTGATCCGTATGCCGCATGGCAACGCGGTGCGAATGAAAATACCAACGGCTTGTTGAGACAATATTTTCCAAAAGGAATAGATTTTCGCAAAACAGATGAAATCGCAGTCACTGAGGCCGTAAGAAAGTTAAATAATCGACCACGCAAATGCCTTGGATACCGAACGCCTAATGAAGTGTTCTGGTCGGCGGCACGTGGTGCACTTGCAATTTGA